The DNA sequence aatattaGGGTCAGTTTTTGATAATTTTTCGTGTTTAATATAAGAtggattataatttataaaatatttgaaactatttttttttttaaaataacagctaataaaaatttaattacaaattttttatctactataaattattttcaaactataaaaaaaaaaaactaattaaaaataattaaacctttcaAAATTCTACTAAACATTGCCACATAACAAAAGCATCAACCTTTCAAAGTCCAAACATAAATAATACATGACTCAACTTTAGCTCAAGTACACCAACCTAGAAAAACATGATTCATTGTCCCAACtattactttatttaaaaaagcttctctcaatccATCACCTCAATTTGGAATAAACAATCATCTTAGTATATATAATCTTCATCAACACAATTCATGTTTTCCTCATCATCACTTTGGCTCATTGGAGTGACCTTTTTCAAGTTTCTTTTATAATCCATTCCAATATGCTAGCCCTTCCACCACCCCCTTCAAAACAACAAATAATAAGGAATCAAAGTTCCTTAGAATCACTTGAAAACAATAGGCCAAATAAAAAACTATGGCAACCAAGAAGTCAAAGGACAAAACCAGTTATATGGTGTTTTGCAGGGTTATGTCTCATATTCAGCCTTCTACTAATCTTCTTTGGAATTGTTATATTGATATTCTACTTAGCAATCAAACCAAGAAACCCCACATTTGATATACCAAATGCAAGCCTCAATGTTGTGTACTATGACTCAACACAATACTTGAATGGTGACTTCATTCTCCTTGCAAATTTCTCAAACCCCAACAAGAGAATTGATGTAAAGTTTGAGTCTTTGGACATTGAACTCTTCTTCTCCAACCGGCTCATATCGAATCGGACGATGAATCCTTTTATGCAGAAGCCAAAGGAGACAAGGCTGCAAACTGTGAACTTGATTTCCAAGTTGGTTTTTCTGCCTCAAGATGTTGGTGTGAAGCTTCAAAGGCAAGTTGAGAGCAA is a window from the Arachis hypogaea cultivar Tifrunner chromosome 17, arahy.Tifrunner.gnm2.J5K5, whole genome shotgun sequence genome containing:
- the LOC112764573 gene encoding uncharacterized protein At1g08160, whose amino-acid sequence is MLALPPPPSKQQIIRNQSSLESLENNRPNKKLWQPRSQRTKPVIWCFAGLCLIFSLLLIFFGIVILIFYLAIKPRNPTFDIPNASLNVVYYDSTQYLNGDFILLANFSNPNKRIDVKFESLDIELFFSNRLISNRTMNPFMQKPKETRLQTVNLISKLVFLPQDVGVKLQRQVESNKVSYYVRGTFKVKFNIGLIHLSYWLNSICEIEMTGPPAGVLVSRQCITSRR